The Candidatus Saccharimonadales bacterium genome contains a region encoding:
- a CDS encoding glutamine amidotransferase, which translates to MNEKQITILQLYPHDMNIYGDWGNVLVLKRRLEWHGYTVNLLEYNQGDKFPDNVDLVIGGGGQDSGQDNIQTDLLSISTKLHDLANDDVPMLMICGLYQLFGKFFKASDGHTIEGIGLLDIETHAGPERLIGNITTKSSEFGEIIGYENHSGLTFLGQGVQPLGHVIKGAGNNGQDDTEGARYRNVVASYLHGSLLPKNPHLADFLVEKAIIKKYGEFIPTVIDDRFADLAREAALKRPR; encoded by the coding sequence ATGAACGAAAAACAGATTACGATTTTGCAGTTATATCCTCATGACATGAATATTTATGGCGACTGGGGAAATGTCCTGGTACTAAAACGACGTCTTGAATGGCATGGGTATACGGTGAATCTGCTTGAATACAACCAAGGGGACAAATTCCCTGATAATGTCGACTTAGTTATTGGCGGTGGCGGTCAAGATTCGGGACAAGATAATATCCAGACGGACTTACTCTCAATCAGTACAAAGCTTCATGATCTAGCAAACGACGATGTCCCCATGCTTATGATTTGCGGACTATACCAGTTATTCGGTAAATTCTTTAAGGCGAGCGATGGACACACTATTGAAGGAATTGGCCTTTTAGATATTGAGACGCACGCCGGACCAGAGCGGCTCATAGGGAACATTACGACAAAAAGTAGTGAATTTGGTGAAATTATCGGGTATGAAAACCATAGCGGACTTACTTTTCTTGGCCAGGGCGTCCAGCCACTTGGTCACGTTATAAAAGGCGCGGGTAACAATGGACAGGATGACACCGAGGGCGCACGCTATCGAAATGTCGTGGCTAGCTATCTGCATGGGTCACTTTTGCCCAAAAACCCTCATCTTGCAGATTTCCTCGTTGAAAAAGCAATTATCAAAAAGTATGGTGAATTTATTCCAACCGTTATTGATGATCGTTTTGCAGATCTGGCTAGGGAAGCTGCGCTAAAACGTCCCCGTTAA
- a CDS encoding NUDIX domain-containing protein yields MSDRFKPYAAVLLFLIKDDSILLIRRFNTGWADGSYTVPSGHIDGNESLTVAAAREAKEEVDVTVRPKDLEFVHVMHRMHPETMHEYIDSFFVAREWKGEPKVNEPDKCDEVKWFSLDNLPENMIPFVRDVIMSYKSGKRFSEVGW; encoded by the coding sequence ATGAGTGATCGATTTAAACCATACGCAGCAGTACTCCTTTTTCTTATTAAAGACGACTCCATTTTGTTGATTCGTCGATTTAACACCGGCTGGGCAGACGGAAGTTATACGGTACCTTCGGGTCATATTGATGGTAACGAATCTTTGACCGTCGCCGCAGCGCGTGAAGCGAAAGAAGAAGTTGACGTTACTGTTCGGCCAAAAGATCTAGAATTTGTCCATGTCATGCACCGTATGCACCCGGAAACAATGCATGAATATATTGATTCCTTTTTTGTAGCGCGCGAATGGAAGGGTGAACCAAAAGTGAACGAGCCCGACAAATGTGACGAGGTAAAATGGTTCTCTCTAGACAATTTACCTGAAAATATGATACCTTTTGTGCGTGATGTGATCATGTCCTATAAATCAGGGAAGCGATTCTCTGAAGTGGGCTGGTAA
- a CDS encoding class I SAM-dependent methyltransferase, which translates to MTKLSTGPNIVNQAYYNESYYLNPDGTPQTTFSFNPNQTPSRAQAMAEAADITPGAAVLDFACAQGGMTAAFNNLGFRIKGLDPSEWAIANAVPEARPYVEVLNSNTLSNLENSSFDLAVAKDVLEHVPIAEIPDLSRELLRVARKLLIIIPTVDETGEFIFKPYEQDPTHITRFTHQEWLDLFARLHPSVEECSALTSMIRRPDKVMGTVCILLVNSTR; encoded by the coding sequence ATGACCAAATTATCTACTGGACCGAATATAGTCAACCAAGCTTATTACAATGAGTCCTATTACCTTAATCCAGATGGAACACCGCAAACAACGTTTAGTTTTAACCCTAACCAGACGCCCTCTCGAGCCCAGGCAATGGCCGAAGCTGCCGATATCACGCCTGGTGCTGCGGTGCTTGATTTTGCCTGTGCGCAAGGAGGCATGACTGCTGCTTTCAATAACTTGGGGTTTAGGATAAAAGGATTGGACCCTTCGGAATGGGCAATTGCCAATGCAGTGCCAGAAGCAAGACCGTATGTCGAAGTTCTTAATAGCAACACCCTTAGCAATTTAGAAAATAGTTCTTTCGACTTGGCTGTTGCAAAAGATGTCCTTGAACATGTACCTATAGCCGAAATTCCAGACCTGAGTCGTGAACTTTTGCGGGTCGCACGAAAGCTGCTCATTATCATCCCTACCGTAGATGAAACAGGAGAATTTATTTTCAAACCTTACGAACAAGACCCTACCCATATTACTCGCTTCACCCACCAAGAATGGCTTGATCTTTTTGCACGTTTGCATCCATCAGTTGAAGAGTGCTCTGCGTTAACATCAATGATTCGTCGACCCGATAAAGTAATGGGTACGGTCTGTATATTACTCGTTAATTCGACTCGTTGA
- a CDS encoding VOC family protein has translation MFKDTPAFSGFSVNDLAAAKEFYGNVLGLNVEQEPAPMDMLTLHLATGGEVLIYPKEDHTPATYTVLNFPVEDTDKAVDDLVAKGVTFEKYEGMTDEKGIARGISQNMGPDIAWFKDPSGNILSVLHDA, from the coding sequence ATGTTCAAAGACACACCAGCATTCAGCGGTTTTTCGGTTAACGATCTAGCTGCTGCAAAAGAATTTTATGGTAACGTGCTAGGTCTGAACGTCGAGCAAGAGCCGGCGCCAATGGATATGTTGACACTTCATCTTGCAACAGGTGGTGAAGTCCTTATTTACCCCAAGGAGGACCACACACCAGCAACCTATACGGTACTCAACTTCCCTGTCGAGGATACTGACAAAGCGGTTGATGATCTTGTTGCTAAAGGTGTTACTTTTGAAAAATACGAAGGCATGACCGACGAAAAGGGTATCGCCCGAGGTATTTCGCAGAATATGGGACCAGATATTGCCTGGTTCAAAGACCCGTCTGGCAATATTCTTTCTGTTCTACACGACGCGTAA
- a CDS encoding NUDIX domain-containing protein yields MTHLIKPSTNVFIIKDSKVLLGRRINTGWKDGWLCAPGGHVEKGETPSVAILREIKEELGVDVKPDDLEFLCAYARNDDPYEYFACEFIIKDKEYDFQNAEPEKCSELVWVDIHNLPDDIIDDFRHAIEESILGDKQYLELGY; encoded by the coding sequence ATGACTCATCTCATAAAACCATCTACGAACGTTTTTATCATAAAGGATTCAAAAGTCCTTTTAGGACGACGAATTAATACTGGGTGGAAAGACGGCTGGCTTTGTGCTCCTGGTGGCCATGTCGAAAAAGGTGAAACGCCTTCTGTCGCTATACTTCGGGAAATCAAAGAGGAGTTAGGTGTTGACGTAAAGCCAGATGATCTAGAGTTTTTATGCGCCTATGCCCGTAACGATGATCCTTATGAATATTTTGCCTGCGAATTTATCATAAAAGATAAAGAATACGACTTTCAAAATGCCGAACCGGAAAAGTGCAGCGAATTAGTCTGGGTTGATATCCACAATCTACCGGATGACATCATTGATGACTTTCGTCATGCCATTGAAGAATCAATTTTAGGCGACAAACAATACCTTGAGCTTGGGTATTAG
- a CDS encoding HD domain-containing protein, with protein MHLPTFQEIESLHEKYAPSEKVFDLIFTHCKIVADIADQLIATNNIVIDADLVRVGCLLHDIGVHPILDEEGRRRDGLHFITHGNRGEAILKAEGFPEVIRRFASHHTGVGLTKADIIEQNFPLPQQDYLAETKEERLVMYADKFHSKMPSPPHFNSYEQYKEFIRQFGEHKTVQFEKMGQEFGIPNLLPLSETYGHPIGA; from the coding sequence ATGCATCTCCCTACCTTTCAAGAAATAGAATCTCTTCATGAAAAGTATGCGCCTAGTGAGAAAGTATTTGACCTGATCTTTACTCACTGTAAGATAGTCGCGGATATAGCCGATCAGCTAATTGCGACAAATAACATTGTCATTGATGCAGATTTAGTAAGAGTCGGCTGTTTGCTGCACGACATTGGGGTTCACCCTATTCTTGACGAAGAAGGCAGGAGACGCGACGGCCTACATTTCATTACGCATGGAAATCGCGGCGAAGCAATTTTAAAAGCCGAAGGTTTTCCGGAAGTAATTCGGCGGTTTGCATCCCACCATACGGGTGTTGGGCTAACAAAAGCCGACATTATAGAGCAGAATTTCCCTTTGCCACAGCAAGATTACTTAGCTGAAACCAAAGAAGAGCGGCTTGTTATGTATGCGGACAAATTTCATTCAAAAATGCCCTCACCACCGCATTTTAACTCATACGAACAGTACAAAGAATTTATTAGGCAATTCGGTGAACATAAAACAGTCCAGTTTGAAAAAATGGGGCAAGAGTTCGGCATTCCGAATTTGTTACCCCTTAGTGAAACGTATGGCCATCCAATAGGAGCGTAA
- a CDS encoding MurT ligase domain-containing protein: MSKPYVTLLGKAVRYITRLRGGGSALPGLFVEKIDPDFIKRTLSTLPQGVVVISGTNGKTTTTKMVVELLESQGLKVFTNRTGSNFTRGVAAALLGEVDNKGVIDADIAILELDEAHAVSFVKNVPPRYSLLLNVMRDQLDRFGEIDATAKMLAIIAKSTTETVVLNREDPRVAAIAGVLTYQKINYFGLSPKLAHLFPNDDEMRGKSAQTGKRQTLQAGVVLESLKEGVASFTMDGHSVSTALKLQGIYNVYNAAAALALAGVIVGETMDKEKLVAALAEITPAFGRGETVVIGGQPLELVLVKNPSGFRLSLSSFKPEGYATMIAINDNYADGRDMSWLWDVEFDSLKEAGVAEVTGMRAYDMALRLQYDEVLISHVEPDLTEALRHFITSNADSPKRIFCTYTSMLALRRELSKMTEVEVIS, encoded by the coding sequence ATGTCAAAACCATATGTGACGCTGCTCGGCAAAGCTGTCCGCTATATTACTCGTCTACGCGGAGGCGGATCTGCCCTTCCCGGCCTGTTTGTCGAAAAGATTGATCCTGATTTTATTAAACGTACGCTTTCCACGTTGCCACAAGGGGTTGTGGTTATTAGCGGCACTAACGGCAAAACTACCACGACGAAAATGGTCGTTGAATTACTGGAAAGCCAGGGCCTAAAGGTTTTTACCAATCGCACAGGTAGTAACTTTACTCGTGGTGTTGCCGCAGCACTTCTAGGCGAAGTCGATAATAAAGGGGTCATTGACGCCGATATTGCCATTCTGGAACTAGACGAAGCACATGCCGTGTCATTCGTTAAAAATGTCCCACCTCGCTACAGTCTGCTTTTGAACGTTATGCGCGACCAACTAGATCGTTTTGGCGAAATTGATGCAACCGCTAAAATGCTCGCCATTATTGCTAAAAGCACGACTGAAACGGTGGTGCTGAACCGCGAAGATCCCCGGGTAGCGGCAATTGCAGGTGTTCTTACGTATCAAAAGATTAATTACTTTGGCCTATCCCCAAAACTTGCCCATCTTTTTCCAAATGACGACGAAATGCGTGGTAAATCCGCACAGACGGGCAAACGTCAAACGCTCCAGGCTGGCGTCGTTCTTGAATCGCTAAAAGAAGGCGTCGCGAGTTTTACCATGGACGGGCATTCCGTTTCGACAGCGCTCAAACTACAGGGTATTTATAACGTTTACAATGCAGCGGCCGCACTTGCTCTTGCAGGGGTAATTGTCGGCGAAACAATGGACAAAGAAAAGCTCGTTGCAGCGCTCGCAGAAATCACCCCCGCTTTTGGACGCGGTGAAACAGTCGTCATTGGCGGCCAGCCGTTAGAATTAGTGCTTGTTAAAAACCCGAGTGGGTTTCGTCTAAGTCTCTCGTCGTTCAAGCCCGAAGGCTACGCCACAATGATCGCTATTAACGATAATTATGCCGACGGACGGGACATGTCATGGCTCTGGGATGTTGAATTTGACAGTCTAAAAGAAGCCGGCGTCGCCGAGGTGACCGGAATGCGTGCATACGATATGGCTCTTCGATTGCAATACGACGAAGTACTGATATCTCATGTCGAGCCGGATCTCACGGAAGCACTTCGTCACTTTATTACGTCGAATGCTGACAGCCCTAAACGGATTTTCTGTACCTACACCTCTATGCTCGCCCTTCGGCGGGAGCTAAGCAAGATGACAGAAGTTGAGGTTATTTCATGA
- a CDS encoding aminoglycoside phosphotransferase family protein, translating to MLEHSKNPTFLLNKIAMEFPDLPWGAYRYIDEGWDHEVIILDEKIVFRFPTDKEYTDMLKDEIKILKAISPNVSITIPKYTYISKNGDFAGYDIVPGESITKTYFDQLEPTERTSIIKQLADFLSTIHTLDVKKGDLKLVNPSFLPADQAEIRQQMPQLQKMLDGEDYIVVQKTLSEIDTLLQQSLPSTFIHNDIYDRHLFWDQHDQRVGLIDFSDMSMGDPAADFGQLYEYGIDFIHELYRYYTGPKDDTFLDRAWSYQKWTGVYMMTDYFENHKTSFEVARETFDRVKDNIPK from the coding sequence ATGTTAGAACACAGCAAAAACCCAACATTTTTACTTAATAAAATAGCTATGGAATTTCCTGACCTTCCTTGGGGCGCATATAGATATATAGATGAAGGTTGGGATCACGAAGTTATTATTCTGGATGAGAAAATAGTTTTCCGTTTTCCGACTGACAAGGAATATACCGATATGCTGAAAGACGAAATAAAGATTTTAAAAGCTATTTCGCCAAATGTCAGCATCACTATTCCAAAATATACGTATATATCGAAGAATGGTGATTTTGCAGGGTATGATATTGTTCCGGGTGAATCAATCACGAAAACTTACTTTGACCAACTTGAACCAACTGAACGCACAAGTATTATTAAACAACTTGCAGATTTCCTCTCGACGATACACACACTTGATGTAAAGAAAGGGGATCTAAAGTTAGTGAATCCATCATTTCTTCCGGCTGATCAGGCCGAAATAAGGCAGCAAATGCCCCAGTTGCAAAAAATGCTAGATGGTGAAGATTATATAGTAGTGCAAAAGACTCTATCTGAGATCGATACCCTATTACAACAGTCACTCCCTAGTACATTTATTCATAATGACATTTATGACCGTCATTTGTTTTGGGATCAACACGACCAACGGGTAGGGTTAATAGATTTTAGTGATATGTCTATGGGTGATCCAGCGGCCGATTTTGGGCAGCTGTATGAATATGGCATAGATTTTATACATGAACTCTATAGGTACTATACAGGGCCAAAAGACGACACATTTTTAGATAGAGCGTGGTCATACCAAAAATGGACGGGCGTATATATGATGACAGACTACTTTGAAAATCATAAAACGTCGTTTGAGGTGGCACGCGAAACGTTTGACCGCGTTAAGGACAATATACCAAAGTAA
- a CDS encoding AAA family ATPase, which translates to MDAVDTVTFQYSSPRAQKARIGHALSGIWQQLLPVFVVLLLISGVALLAIGIAIGWLLVGLAALPFIIRVWYTHELKELPVKSKDPKTIDDLLAGDVLGQLPNNPTPHDIALAVGRVSGGQFFGARFGIGAGLLQNIASNEVSQTAAVWQAAMLVKEQTEAKQISGSVLVVALVRSFPDYEGLLARLQLDEDDLLHGVHWQQHIHDLFAKHSSPKRTGGLARDWSFGYIPLLTRFGQNISDQIARGGLLSVELEAHTQALDQLINTFGNAGRQNVALVGPAGVGKTTLIHAFAERLLDATMKLPESLKFRQVFILDASSLISAAPGRGELENLIMQVLGEAYNAKNIIICLDNAQLFFEEGVGSVDLSNVLLPILEAGRLRMILTMDEQRFLQIGQRNPALVNALNRISISAANEQETLAVMQDQLIMTEFQRKVTYMYQALEEAYRLSERYVHDLAMPGRAIKLMESAAGYSEDGLVTAASVQKTIEQTMDIKVGVASGEDERDKLLHLEDLIHKRMINQTRAVGVVSDALRRARAGVRNQNRPIGTFLFLGPTGVGKTELAKALADVYFGGEARMIRLDLNEYVRPEDVTRLIADGADDPTSLTAQAMKQPFSVVLLDEIEKAHPNVLTTLLQLLDEGILRDIKNREISFRDTIVIATSNAGADRIREYIERGYQLEQFESQFIDELISSNQFRPEFLNRFDEIVTFRPLGKEELLQVIDLILAGINKTLALQKVKVAVAQDAKLFLVDKGYDPRLGARPMRRVVQRAVENTVAKQMLSGNVAPGSTVEISLEQVQQVLGSELQANKIVADSRPPESPIPTA; encoded by the coding sequence ATGGATGCCGTGGATACGGTAACATTTCAATACAGCAGCCCAAGAGCGCAAAAAGCGCGTATCGGCCATGCTCTTAGTGGAATTTGGCAGCAACTTCTACCTGTTTTTGTCGTTCTTTTGCTCATTTCAGGAGTCGCGCTTCTTGCCATTGGGATAGCGATTGGATGGCTGCTGGTCGGACTTGCGGCGCTTCCGTTTATTATTAGGGTTTGGTATACGCATGAATTAAAAGAACTGCCAGTCAAAAGTAAAGATCCAAAAACAATTGACGATCTTTTAGCGGGCGATGTTTTAGGCCAACTTCCGAATAATCCTACTCCTCATGACATTGCGCTTGCCGTCGGTCGAGTATCGGGCGGGCAGTTCTTTGGAGCAAGATTTGGTATTGGGGCTGGACTCTTGCAAAATATTGCGTCGAACGAGGTCAGCCAAACTGCAGCCGTATGGCAAGCTGCAATGCTCGTAAAAGAACAAACGGAAGCAAAGCAAATTTCAGGAAGCGTTCTTGTCGTTGCCCTTGTGCGATCCTTTCCGGATTACGAAGGGCTACTTGCTCGTCTGCAATTGGACGAGGATGATTTACTGCATGGCGTCCACTGGCAGCAGCATATCCATGATTTGTTTGCAAAACACTCAAGTCCTAAACGGACTGGCGGTCTTGCGCGTGACTGGTCATTCGGGTATATCCCCCTCCTGACGCGTTTTGGCCAAAATATTAGCGATCAAATTGCACGAGGCGGGCTTCTTTCGGTTGAGCTAGAGGCGCACACGCAGGCGCTTGACCAGCTTATTAATACATTTGGTAATGCTGGCCGACAAAATGTCGCCCTTGTAGGGCCTGCAGGCGTCGGTAAGACGACGCTTATCCATGCATTTGCCGAACGGCTTTTGGACGCAACAATGAAATTACCTGAAAGCCTTAAATTTCGTCAAGTCTTTATCCTCGATGCGTCCAGCCTGATTTCGGCGGCTCCAGGTCGTGGCGAGCTAGAGAATCTTATTATGCAGGTGCTGGGTGAGGCCTATAACGCTAAAAACATCATTATCTGCCTTGATAACGCGCAGTTGTTTTTCGAAGAAGGAGTTGGCTCGGTCGACCTTAGCAATGTCCTATTGCCTATTCTTGAAGCAGGACGCCTTCGTATGATCTTAACCATGGATGAACAGCGATTCCTGCAAATTGGCCAGCGTAATCCGGCACTCGTAAATGCGCTTAACCGTATCAGTATTAGCGCGGCAAACGAACAAGAAACACTTGCGGTAATGCAAGATCAGCTGATTATGACTGAATTCCAGCGTAAGGTAACCTATATGTATCAGGCGCTTGAAGAGGCCTATCGTTTAAGCGAACGCTACGTACATGACCTCGCAATGCCAGGCAGAGCTATCAAATTAATGGAATCGGCTGCGGGATATAGCGAAGACGGGCTGGTGACGGCCGCATCAGTTCAAAAAACGATCGAACAAACGATGGATATCAAAGTTGGCGTCGCAAGCGGTGAGGATGAACGTGATAAACTCCTTCACCTTGAAGATTTAATCCACAAACGAATGATCAACCAGACCAGGGCTGTGGGCGTGGTGAGTGATGCGCTTCGTAGGGCGAGGGCAGGGGTACGCAATCAAAATCGCCCAATCGGTACGTTCTTATTCTTAGGTCCGACCGGTGTTGGTAAAACAGAGTTAGCCAAAGCGCTAGCTGACGTGTACTTTGGCGGCGAAGCCCGCATGATACGGCTTGATCTTAACGAATATGTACGGCCAGAAGATGTCACGCGCCTTATTGCGGATGGTGCGGATGACCCAACCAGTCTTACCGCCCAGGCAATGAAGCAACCTTTTAGTGTCGTGCTGCTTGATGAAATTGAAAAAGCTCACCCGAATGTGTTAACGACACTTCTACAGCTGTTGGACGAAGGAATTCTGCGCGATATCAAAAACCGCGAGATTAGTTTTCGCGATACGATCGTCATCGCGACATCTAACGCAGGAGCCGATAGAATCCGCGAATATATCGAACGCGGTTACCAGCTGGAACAATTCGAAAGCCAGTTTATTGACGAACTAATCAGTAGTAATCAATTCAGACCTGAATTCTTGAACCGTTTTGACGAAATCGTTACCTTCCGTCCGCTTGGCAAAGAAGAATTATTGCAAGTGATCGATCTGATATTGGCTGGTATCAACAAGACCTTAGCTTTGCAAAAAGTGAAGGTAGCTGTTGCCCAGGACGCAAAACTATTCCTTGTAGATAAAGGATATGACCCTCGCCTGGGCGCTCGCCCAATGCGCCGTGTCGTTCAACGTGCAGTCGAAAACACCGTGGCCAAACAAATGCTTTCTGGGAATGTTGCCCCAGGCAGCACAGTCGAAATTAGCCTTGAGCAAGTTCAGCAAGTATTAGGAAGTGAACTGCAGGCGAATAAGATTGTCGCTGATAGTAGACCGCCAGAATCTCCTATTCCGACGGCGTAG
- a CDS encoding TM2 domain-containing protein: MEAANQRGGKSFLVTWILSILVGVFGVDRFYLGKVGTGLLKLFTFGGLGIWWFVDLIILLCDGTRDKQGNKLADYEKNKVLAIILTVVVLALSGVYGATQRGTTTVIDNTNTSTTPATDESSSDAPKSDAKWDVEASYAKIENGMTKAQVEDATGKKAENCTESQIEGYGKTESCSYGNVFTDKASIMVIFTQDVVSSKTKSTY; this comes from the coding sequence ATGGAAGCAGCAAATCAGCGCGGAGGAAAAAGTTTTCTAGTTACGTGGATTCTTAGCATTTTAGTAGGTGTATTTGGGGTTGATCGTTTCTATCTGGGCAAAGTGGGCACGGGGCTTTTAAAGTTATTTACGTTTGGCGGGCTTGGCATTTGGTGGTTCGTTGACCTGATCATTTTATTATGCGACGGAACACGGGACAAACAAGGTAATAAGTTAGCGGATTATGAAAAGAATAAGGTACTTGCAATCATACTTACTGTCGTCGTCCTTGCACTTAGTGGAGTATACGGCGCAACTCAGCGCGGGACTACTACGGTAATTGACAATACTAATACAAGCACAACTCCAGCTACGGATGAATCTTCAAGTGATGCTCCAAAAAGTGATGCCAAATGGGATGTCGAGGCTTCGTATGCCAAAATTGAAAATGGTATGACTAAAGCTCAAGTTGAAGACGCAACAGGTAAGAAAGCAGAAAATTGTACAGAAAGCCAAATCGAAGGGTACGGCAAGACCGAATCTTGTTCTTACGGTAATGTATTTACGGACAAAGCCTCGATAATGGTAATCTTCACGCAAGACGTCGTTAGTAGCAAAACGAAATCAACCTACTAA
- a CDS encoding LPXTG cell wall anchor domain-containing protein produces the protein MNIVFKSFIALAALTGVLTFVAPSANATNTSTCVDGSVRSNLVVTWKSNSNVTVATANNKPLCNDVTLFFSSYTMPDNYNGQPFTHNPTASPQTIFGNATAVLKKGEAKATTMAIELPESCKNIQVDVYYAPKIETVGSNGHGNQYISGKIIKKAQNECTPVTPPVTPEVPTPEAQTPETPAPVVVLPEEVPAELPHTGSSLAGTMTIGTVLSTATYAGLYFRNKRRS, from the coding sequence ATGAACATTGTATTTAAGAGTTTTATCGCGTTAGCCGCTTTAACAGGAGTGCTTACATTTGTAGCTCCATCGGCAAACGCAACCAATACGTCAACATGTGTTGATGGTAGCGTACGAAGTAACCTCGTGGTTACCTGGAAAAGTAATAGTAATGTGACCGTAGCTACGGCAAATAACAAGCCGCTTTGTAACGACGTAACATTGTTCTTTTCGTCATATACGATGCCTGACAACTATAACGGTCAGCCATTCACGCATAACCCAACCGCATCACCACAAACAATTTTTGGTAACGCAACTGCCGTTTTGAAAAAAGGTGAAGCTAAAGCAACTACTATGGCAATTGAACTACCCGAAAGCTGTAAAAACATCCAGGTAGACGTTTATTATGCGCCGAAGATCGAAACCGTTGGTTCAAATGGCCACGGTAACCAATATATTAGTGGCAAGATCATCAAAAAGGCTCAGAACGAATGTACGCCTGTGACCCCACCTGTAACTCCAGAAGTTCCAACTCCTGAAGCTCAGACTCCGGAAACTCCAGCTCCTGTTGTGGTTCTTCCCGAAGAAGTACCAGCAGAATTGCCACACACTGGCTCTAGCCTAGCTGGTACAATGACCATCGGTACTGTTTTGTCTACGGCAACGTATGCTGGACTTTACTTCCGAAACAAACGTCGTTCATAA
- a CDS encoding phosphoribosyltransferase family protein gives MSNHTQDQPALYKEIVASPQEVYDKIDELATTIIREFKDKDPLFVCLLRGGMPFATQLMFAIARQDPYFNPELDYITVSRYGNSQIASEPRIVMDLSHKSTTTDRTIIILDDLIDKGGTYLFTKKHLENKGASEVYLAVLVQRELEKPRGFDADFYCISVKSEEWFVGMGMDDTRLGTEAHRWTDYVAIANSPSDL, from the coding sequence ATGTCAAATCACACCCAAGACCAACCTGCTTTATATAAAGAGATAGTAGCCTCACCACAAGAAGTCTATGATAAGATTGATGAACTTGCCACTACAATCATTCGTGAGTTCAAAGATAAAGATCCGCTTTTCGTGTGCCTACTCCGAGGAGGCATGCCGTTTGCTACCCAGCTGATGTTTGCTATCGCACGCCAAGATCCTTACTTTAATCCAGAGCTTGACTACATAACCGTCAGTCGCTATGGCAATAGTCAAATAGCATCTGAACCAAGAATCGTTATGGATCTAAGTCATAAATCTACCACGACTGATCGTACTATTATCATTCTGGACGACCTGATCGATAAAGGTGGCACATATTTATTTACCAAAAAACATCTAGAAAACAAAGGTGCGAGCGAGGTGTATCTTGCCGTCCTAGTCCAGCGTGAACTTGAAAAACCACGCGGATTTGATGCTGACTTTTATTGCATTAGTGTCAAGTCGGAAGAATGGTTTGTTGGCATGGGAATGGACGACACTCGTCTGGGTACAGAGGCTCATCGATGGACTGATTACGTAGCAATTGCTAATTCGCCTTCTGATCTATGA
- a CDS encoding glycosyltransferase, translated as MKPISIIIPTLNEEHYLPRLLRSFVNQDFKGIYEVLVIDGHSTDKTAEVVKEYQKILPTLSIYQCDTGISKQRNYGAKKAKYDSLIFLDGDMELPKKTLLKLERHFQTKDNFIAIPALFPYDWKFVDIFLFILSTLYFVVVRYKNPILTGMCIITTKQVHNHMGGFNEKAIIAEDIEYGLRAHKNGARYYMLFGTLVRGSARRLNKTGRIKLGITWHKWYVETIKHGVITDVNKFNYEFGKFKKE; from the coding sequence ATGAAACCAATTTCTATCATTATTCCAACGCTCAACGAAGAACATTACCTACCTCGTTTGCTACGGTCGTTTGTAAATCAGGATTTTAAAGGTATCTATGAAGTACTCGTGATTGACGGTCATTCTACTGACAAAACCGCAGAAGTTGTTAAAGAATATCAAAAAATACTCCCCACCCTGTCTATATATCAATGCGACACAGGTATTTCCAAACAGCGGAACTACGGCGCTAAAAAAGCCAAATACGACAGCCTTATTTTTTTAGATGGTGATATGGAGCTTCCTAAAAAGACATTGTTAAAATTAGAAAGACATTTTCAAACCAAAGATAATTTCATTGCCATACCAGCACTCTTTCCTTACGACTGGAAGTTTGTGGATATATTTCTATTTATACTTTCTACTCTTTATTTTGTCGTTGTACGTTATAAGAATCCGATCCTTACGGGTATGTGCATCATCACGACCAAACAAGTTCACAACCATATGGGCGGCTTTAATGAAAAAGCCATCATAGCCGAAGATATAGAATATGGCCTGCGAGCACATAAAAATGGTGCAAGATACTATATGCTATTTGGTACACTCGTCAGAGGATCCGCCAGACGACTTAACAAAACAGGCAGAATAAAACTAGGTATCACATGGCATAAATGGTACGTAGAAACTATTAAACATGGCGTCATTACTGACGTAAATAAATTTAATTATGAGTTTGGAAAGTTTAAAAAGGAGTAA